In Rhizobium glycinendophyticum, the DNA window TGCTATCCAGGGTAGCTCCGTGGCGAATGTATTCGTCCTGGTCGACAGTAACGTCACCCTTGCGGCCGGGCACGATGACCGGCACGATCTCGTCCTTGAAGCGGCCAGCAAGCTGAGCGGCTTCCGCCTTGTTCTGGGAGGCGACAGCAAACGCGTCCTGCTCGTCGCGGGTCAATTGCCACTGGCGCGCCACGTTTTCCGCGGTCGTGCCCATGTGATAGCCGTAAAAGGCATCCGTCAGGCCGTCCTTGATCATCGTGTCGACCATCTTCAGGTCGCCCATCTTGGTGCCGTTGCGCAGATGCGCGCAATGCGGTGCCATGGACATGGATTCCTGCCCACCGGCAATGATAATTTTCGCGTCTCCCGTGAGGATCTGCTGCATGCCGACGGCAACGGCGCGAAGGCCCGAGCCGCACAGCTGGTTGAGGCCCCAGGCAGTCGCTTCCTGCGGGATGCCGGCCTTCATCGCGGCCTGCCTAGCGGGGTTCTGTCCTTGGCCTGCCGTCAGGATCTGCCCGAGGATGACTTCGTCGACCTCGCCGGCCTCCACACCCGCACGCTCCAGCACAGCCTTGATGGCCACGGCGCCCAGATCATGCGCGGCGACGGACGACAGGGCGCCGTTAAACGAACCGACCGGCGTTCTGGCGGCGCTGGCGATGACGATGGACGGACTGGTCATGGACGTCTCCTCCGAAATGTTTGTGTTTCGAAAGAAACTGTCAAAGACTGCTCCCGGTGTCAAACAGGATAAACCCCGCCGGATCGTTCTTTGGTTGCAAGCTCCTGTCTTTCGTCAATTCGGTTTCGTGCATTGCACAAAGAGATTGTCACCAGCTCTCATTTGCGCTTACATTCATCATTGGGAAGAGCAAAAATAACCGAAAAACGACGGGTTAGGAGACCGCAATGGCCAAAGCCGATGGCGAAATCGTTATCAAGAAATACGCCAATCGACGCCTCTATAATACCGGCACGAGCACTTACGTGACGCTTGAGGACTTGGCCAAGATGGTCAAGAAGGGCGAGGACTTCATTGTCCAGGACGCCAAGTCCGGCGAGGACATCACCCACTCGGTCCTGACCCAGATCATCTTCGAACAGGAGTCGAAGACGGGCAATACGCTGCTCCCGATCTCTTTCCTGCGCCAGCTGATCAGCTACTACGGCGATCAGATGCAGATGGTGGTGCCGAGCTTCCTCGAGCACTCGATGAAGGCCTTCACCGAGCAGCAGACCCAGATGCGCGAGCAGATGACCAAGGCCTTTGGCGATCATCCGCTGTCTAAGAATCTGCAAATGCCAATCCAGTTGATGGAGGAGCAGGTCAAGCGCAATACCGAAATGTTCCAGCAGGCGATGCAGATGTTCTCGCCCTTCCTCGGCGGCCAGCAGCCTGCCAAGGAAACTCGCAAGGCCGAGGCCAAAGACATTGATGAATTGAAGGAGCAGTTGCGCTCCTTGCAAAGCAAGCTTGACAATCTCTGAAACGAAAGGCCTCGCTCCGGGGCCTTTTTAGATTGTCGATCGGGTCACAGCCCGATCGACACGTCACGCCCGGCGGCCCGGTTGGAAATCGTGAAACCAGCCACGACGTCAATGAAGGCGACGACCATCAGCGTGAAGAAAAGCTGCGTGGCCGCATCCCTGACCAGCAGGAACTCGACGAGGAAAACGACGAAGACCAGCATGGAGAGCATGTGATTGAGCAACGAGTTTCGATTGCTCATCGTCGCCTTCAGGACTTCGAAAAACAGCGCAATCAGAGCAACCAGAATGACGACATCACCCAGGGTGATTGTCCAGAGGGCGCCCGAGAGCATCGGCACCGTGACAAGCGTGGAAGCGAAAGAAGGCAGACCACTTCCCAGCATGACTGCGTTGTAGAACACGAACGGCACGATCATCAGGGGTATGGCGACAAACATCAGACATCCTTCCTCACCTGGAGTTCACGCCAATCCGGCGGCCTTCTCCTGCGTGAGTTAACAATGCCTTGACTAAAAAAGTAAAGGCCGGCGCTAAGGCCGGCCTTCAACAATCAGGATGTCGCGCAGAAATTATGCGCTTTCCTTCGGCGTCAGAACCTGACGGCCACGATACATACCGGTCTTCAGATCGATATGGTGCGGGCGACGCAGTTCGCCGGAATTCTTGTCCTCGACATAGGTCGCGGCCTTCAGGGCGTCCGCAGAACGGCGCATACCGCGCTTCGACGGGCTTGTTTTTCTCTTCGGTACAGCCATTTTCGTTACTCCACGTGACGGTGCAAAACAGGTTGAGCGGCCTCGATGAGGCCGGACAGAACCTGTCGCGAACTCGGATTTTGGCGGGCTTATACATGTCCGGGAGGGGTTTGACCAGTCCCTGCCGTCATTTTTTCAGACGCACCGGAGCGGCGGTTCACGCCTCGTCTTCAGGCACGATCCAGCTTTCGGCCAGCGCCGCAGTCTCCCATGCCCTCCACGCCGGATGAGCCTTGACGGCAGCCATGTAATCAAGCGTATCCGCATCCTTGACCAGATCATAGACGGCAAAGCGATTGACCACCGGGGCAAACATCGCATCCGCAGCACCGAATGCGCCGAACAGGAAGGGACCGCCTGACATCTGCCTCATCTCTCGCCAGATCTCCTCGATCCGCTGCACGTCAGCCTTCACCCCATCCGGCAGGTCGATGGCCCTCACCGGCCGGCGCATGTTCATCGGGCAAGCGCCCCGCAAAGAGCGGAAACCAGACAGCATCTCCATCGAGATCGACCGCGCCATGCTGCGCCGGGCAGGATCGTCCGGCCAAAGACCCGCGTCGGGGAAAAGCTCGGTAACATATTCGATGATGGCGAGCGATTCCCACACCCTGACAGGGCCATGGTGCAAGACCGGAACCCTTCCAGTGGGAGACAGTGCGCGAAACTGCGGGCTCGTCGCCCCAGGGCCGAACGGGATCAACTGTTCACGAAAGGGAATGCCGGCTACTGTCATGGCGATCCAGGGACGGAAGGACCAGGACGAGTAGTTCTTGTTGGCGATGTAGAGGACGAGATCGGACATGGGCACCTTCCCTTTCAGATGAAAGCGACGTTAGCCGCATCTGATGCAAACGACCAACGAGACTCTGATCTCAATCATAGAGACAGGTGATGTATTCACCCGATCGCTTTGCGCGGCGGTCGACGACATTGGCCAGCCGTTGCATGCCCTTGCCCGGTTTACTGGCCACCCGGTCGATCGGGTTGGGGAGCGCGACTGCGAGCAATGCAGCCTGGCGGGCGCTGAGCTTGGCGGCGGAGGTCTTGAAATGATATCGGGCGGCTGCCTCAATGCCGTAGATGCCGGGCCCCCACTCGGCGATATTGAGGTAGACCTCCATGATCCGCTCCTTGGGCCAGACGGCGTCAGTTGCCAGCGCCAGTGGCAATTCGAGGCCCTTGCGCACAAATGAGCGGCTGTTCCAGAGGAACAGGTTTTTGGCCGTCTGCATGGGGATCGTGCTGGCACCCCGGGTTGCCTCGCCAGCGAGCGCATCATCGACGACGCCCTTAAGCTGTCCCCAGTCGACGCCATTATGGATGCAGAACTGGCCGTCTTCCGACATCATCACGGCGCGCACAACATTCGGCGAGATATCTTCGAAATCCACCCAGCGACGATCATAACCCTGGAAGGTCAGGAGATCTGCCAGCATCAGGGTGGAGACGGGGTGGATGAAATCGAGCCGGTAGACGAGGATCAGAAAATAGGGCGCGCAAAGGAAGGCGACGACACCGATGGCGATCCGACGCCATAGTCTCGCGCGCTCCTGGCCTTCCTCGACCGGGGCTTCCTCCGTCTCCTGCTCCAAAGTCTGCACGTCCACTGTCAAAGAAGATCGATCCACTCGTCCCGGGGGCTCGTCTGTCATACGCATCCTCTTGACGATTGACCAGTAGAGGACGGCCAAACTCCCATACCTGTGACGGAATTTCCCGTTGCCACTCCCGGGGTGCCGTGCGAAATAGCCCGCATGAGCCCGTCTTCGACCACTTTCGAACAGAATCTTGCACGTCATGCTGCTACGGTGGAAGCGCGCCTCGGCTTGCTGCTTGATGCGCGGCCTCGCGCTGGAGAGATCGCACGCCCACAGAGACTGATCGAGGCCATGCATTACGGTGCATTGAACGGCGGCAAGCGCCTGCGGCCCTATCTGGTTCTGGAGGCCACGCGACTGTTCAGCGGCGATGAAGAAGCCGCTCTTCTAGTGGGCTGCGCGCTGGAATGTCTGCACAGCTATTCGCTCGTCCATGACGATCTTCCGGCGATGGACGACGACGACCTGCGTCGCGGCAAGCCGACCGTTCACATCGCCTATGACTATGCCACCGCAATTCTGGCGGGCGATGGCCTGCTGACCTATGCTTTTGACATTATCACGTCACCGGAAACGCCTTTGCAGGATGGCGCGAAGGCAACGCTCGTGCTCGAACTTGCCCGTGCAGCCGGCGTGGGCGGCATGGCAGGCGGTCAGGCGCTCGATCTTGCAGCAGAAACACAAGCGCCCGACGAAGCCGGGATCGTGCTGCTGCAATCGATGAAGACCGGCGCTCTCCTGCGGTTTGCCTGCGAAGCCGGCGCGGTCATCGCTGGTCGTGGCGCCGAAGACCGGGCCAAGTTGCGCCGGTTTGGAGAAGTGATCGGGCGCGCGTTTCAATTGGCGGACGATCTGTTAGATCTGACGGCCGATGCGGCCACCATGGGCAAGGCAACCGGCAAGGACGCGGCAAAAGGCAAAGGTACGCTTGTGGCCCTCAAAGGTCAGGCCTGGGCAGAAGCCGAGCTCAAACGTCTGGTGACCGCTGCCAGCGACGAACTCGCCACCTATGGAGAGACGGCCACGGTCCTCATCGAAGCAGCCCGCTTCATCGCATACAGGAAGAACTGATATGAGCCGTTTCTGGTCCTCTGCCGTCCACGATCTGGAACCCTATGTGGCCGGTGAACAGCCGAAAATTCCGGGGCTGGTAAAGCTGAACACTAACGAAAACCCATTCGGCCCCTCGCCGCGCGTGCTCGAGGCGATTGCAGCAGCCTCCGATGATCGTTTGCGGCTCTATCCGGACCCGTCATCGTCGCGCCTGCGCGAAACGCTTGCCCGAAACTTCGGCCTTGAAGCTGAGCAGGTCTTTGTTGGCAATGGCTCGGACGAGGTTCTCGCCTTCACCTTCGCAGCCCTTCTCAAGCACGACAAGCCATTGCTCTGCTCTGACATCACCTACAGCTTCTACAAGACCTATGCCCGGCTCTTCGAGATCACCGTCGATGAAGTGCCGGTGGATGATGCCATGCGTATCCACATTGGCGATTATGACCGGCCCTGCGGCGCGATCATCCTTGCAAACCCGAATGCCCCTACAGGCATTGCCTTGCCGCTCTCCGAGATCGAGGCACTTGTCGCATCTCATCCGGATCAGGTGGTGGTGATTGACGAAGCCTATGTCGATTTCGGAGCCGAAACGGCCGCAAGCCTCATTCCGCGTTACGAGAACCTGCTGGTGGTTCACACCTTCTCGAAATCTCGCTCCCTCGCCGGCCTCCGCATCGGCTTCGCTCTCGGACAACGTTCGCTGATCGAGGCGCTGGAGCGCATGAAGGATAGCTTCAATTCCTATCCGCTGGATACACTTGCCCAGGCCGCTGCGACGGCGGCCGTCGAGGATAAAGCCTGGTTTAAGCAAACCCGAGACCAGATCATCGCCAACCGTGACATGGTAACAGGAGCCCTGAAAGCGCGTGGTTTCGAAGTGCTGCCGTCCTCGGCCAACTTCGTCTTCACCCGTCACCCGGCTCATCAGGGCGCCGATCTCGCTCGAGGCTTGCGCGAACGCGCAGTGCTGATACGCCACTTCGCCAAACCACGCATCTCCGATTTTCTGCGCGTGACGATTGGCACTGCCGAGGAATGCCATCAGTTTTTGACCGCCATCGATCAAATCATCTGACGTGTGCATGGAACGTACGCGGGCTAGTCTGTAAGCCCTTTCCCGACCATCGGAGCGTTCCATGCAAGTCATTCTGGAAAACCTGCCGCAGGTCTTCAGCGCCTATCTGGTCTATCTGGTAGCCGTACTCAGCCCAGGTCCGGCGACCATGGCGATTGCATCCGCTTCTCTTGGTCAGGGACGGCGGCACGGATTTACCATGGCTGCCGGCATTTTCTGTGGCTCGATGACCTGGGCCTTGGCCGCTTCGGCTGGTCTGGCGACCGTCCTGACCCATTACGCCCATGCCGTGACCGTGTTGCGAATTGTCGGTGGCCTCTATCTGCTTTACCTGGCCTTGCGCGCCTTCCGCTCGGCGGCGAGTACGACGGACCCGATGGCGAGGGACACCGCCGCGAAGAGTTTCAGACACACCTTCCTGCGCGGCTACGCAATCCACCTGACCAACCCGAAAGCGATCTTCGCCTGGCTCGCGATTCTGTCCCTTGGACTGCCGGCTGGCGCCACAGGCGGAACGGTTGCAGTGATCGTGGCAGGATGCCTAACGACAGGCTTCACCGTATTCATGGGATATGCCTGGCTGTTCTCCCTGCCCGGCGCACTCAGAGCCTACCGCTCCGCACGCCGCTATATCGAAGGTACACTTGCCGTCCTGTTCACGGCGGCCGGCGCGCGGCTGCTTCTCCAGCACTGATACGAAAAAGGGCGCCGCTTGTGGCAGCGCCCTTGTGATTTTGACCGAAACGGTTCGATCAGCCCTGCTTGAGCGGCGAGATCTGGATTTCGACGCGGCGGTTTTGGGCGCGGCCGTCCGGGGTAGCGTTGGACGCGATCGGCTGGCTCGGGCCGAAGCCGAGCGAGGAGACGCGACGCGGGTCGACGCCCTGGCCGTTGAGGTAGCTGGCGACCGACATGGCGCGACGCTCCGACAACGCCTGGTTATGCGCAAGGCTACCGGTCGAATCGGTGTGGCCATTGATGTCGATCAGGGTCTTGTCGAACTTGCGCAGAACGATCGCAACCGAGTTCAAGGTCGGGTAGAACTGCGGCATGACCGCATCCTGATCCGTGGCGAAGGTGATGTTGGACGGCATGTTGAGGATGATTCGGTCACCGACGCGCGTGACTGAGATGCCGGTGCCCTGCAGCTGCGCACG includes these proteins:
- a CDS encoding acetyl-CoA C-acetyltransferase; the protein is MTSPSIVIASAARTPVGSFNGALSSVAAHDLGAVAIKAVLERAGVEAGEVDEVILGQILTAGQGQNPARQAAMKAGIPQEATAWGLNQLCGSGLRAVAVGMQQILTGDAKIIIAGGQESMSMAPHCAHLRNGTKMGDLKMVDTMIKDGLTDAFYGYHMGTTAENVARQWQLTRDEQDAFAVASQNKAEAAQLAGRFKDEIVPVIVPGRKGDVTVDQDEYIRHGATLDSMQKLKPAFDKEGSVTAGNASGINDGAAAALLMTEAEASRRGIAPLARIVSWATAGVDPKIMGTGPIPASRKALEKAGWKISDLDLVEANEAFAAQACAVNKDLGWDTSIVNVNGGAIAIGHPVGASGARILNTLVFEMKRRGAKKGLATLCIGGGMGVAMCLEAL
- the phaR gene encoding polyhydroxyalkanoate synthesis repressor PhaR, with translation MAKADGEIVIKKYANRRLYNTGTSTYVTLEDLAKMVKKGEDFIVQDAKSGEDITHSVLTQIIFEQESKTGNTLLPISFLRQLISYYGDQMQMVVPSFLEHSMKAFTEQQTQMREQMTKAFGDHPLSKNLQMPIQLMEEQVKRNTEMFQQAMQMFSPFLGGQQPAKETRKAEAKDIDELKEQLRSLQSKLDNL
- the rpmF gene encoding 50S ribosomal protein L32, which encodes MAVPKRKTSPSKRGMRRSADALKAATYVEDKNSGELRRPHHIDLKTGMYRGRQVLTPKESA
- a CDS encoding glutathione S-transferase family protein codes for the protein MSDLVLYIANKNYSSWSFRPWIAMTVAGIPFREQLIPFGPGATSPQFRALSPTGRVPVLHHGPVRVWESLAIIEYVTELFPDAGLWPDDPARRSMARSISMEMLSGFRSLRGACPMNMRRPVRAIDLPDGVKADVQRIEEIWREMRQMSGGPFLFGAFGAADAMFAPVVNRFAVYDLVKDADTLDYMAAVKAHPAWRAWETAALAESWIVPEDEA
- the mtgA gene encoding monofunctional biosynthetic peptidoglycan transglycosylase, which translates into the protein MTDEPPGRVDRSSLTVDVQTLEQETEEAPVEEGQERARLWRRIAIGVVAFLCAPYFLILVYRLDFIHPVSTLMLADLLTFQGYDRRWVDFEDISPNVVRAVMMSEDGQFCIHNGVDWGQLKGVVDDALAGEATRGASTIPMQTAKNLFLWNSRSFVRKGLELPLALATDAVWPKERIMEVYLNIAEWGPGIYGIEAAARYHFKTSAAKLSARQAALLAVALPNPIDRVASKPGKGMQRLANVVDRRAKRSGEYITCLYD
- a CDS encoding polyprenyl synthetase family protein; protein product: MSPSSTTFEQNLARHAATVEARLGLLLDARPRAGEIARPQRLIEAMHYGALNGGKRLRPYLVLEATRLFSGDEEAALLVGCALECLHSYSLVHDDLPAMDDDDLRRGKPTVHIAYDYATAILAGDGLLTYAFDIITSPETPLQDGAKATLVLELARAAGVGGMAGGQALDLAAETQAPDEAGIVLLQSMKTGALLRFACEAGAVIAGRGAEDRAKLRRFGEVIGRAFQLADDLLDLTADAATMGKATGKDAAKGKGTLVALKGQAWAEAELKRLVTAASDELATYGETATVLIEAARFIAYRKN
- the hisC gene encoding histidinol-phosphate transaminase — encoded protein: MSRFWSSAVHDLEPYVAGEQPKIPGLVKLNTNENPFGPSPRVLEAIAAASDDRLRLYPDPSSSRLRETLARNFGLEAEQVFVGNGSDEVLAFTFAALLKHDKPLLCSDITYSFYKTYARLFEITVDEVPVDDAMRIHIGDYDRPCGAIILANPNAPTGIALPLSEIEALVASHPDQVVVIDEAYVDFGAETAASLIPRYENLLVVHTFSKSRSLAGLRIGFALGQRSLIEALERMKDSFNSYPLDTLAQAAATAAVEDKAWFKQTRDQIIANRDMVTGALKARGFEVLPSSANFVFTRHPAHQGADLARGLRERAVLIRHFAKPRISDFLRVTIGTAEECHQFLTAIDQII
- a CDS encoding LysE family translocator; its protein translation is MQVILENLPQVFSAYLVYLVAVLSPGPATMAIASASLGQGRRHGFTMAAGIFCGSMTWALAASAGLATVLTHYAHAVTVLRIVGGLYLLYLALRAFRSAASTTDPMARDTAAKSFRHTFLRGYAIHLTNPKAIFAWLAILSLGLPAGATGGTVAVIVAGCLTTGFTVFMGYAWLFSLPGALRAYRSARRYIEGTLAVLFTAAGARLLLQH
- a CDS encoding OmpA family protein; the encoded protein is MIKKIAIVALCATYLSACTTTDPYTGQQKVSNTAGGAAIGAAVGALGGLAVGGSPVGRRNAALIGAGIGALAGGAIGNYMDQQESELRAQLQGTGISVTRVGDRIILNMPSNITFATDQDAVMPQFYPTLNSVAIVLRKFDKTLIDINGHTDSTGSLAHNQALSERRAMSVASYLNGQGVDPRRVSSLGFGPSQPIASNATPDGRAQNRRVEIQISPLKQG